The DNA segment AATATGTATAATTAACAATTGTATTTTCATTTGCTAAAACTTCACTTGGCATATAACTTCCAAAAATCAAAGCACTGATAACGACAGGTGCAGCACCAAGAGATAATTTTCTAATAGAAAATTTTAAAATCTTATTGTTATTTTTATTTTTTATTTTCATAAAAATTGTTCTCCTTTCTATAAATGTATAGACTATATAATTCTATCAAAAAAGCTAGTTTATTACAATTAATTAAAGAGGGAGAATGAGTTTATCTTTTGAGGTTTTATGGCTAAGAAATTATAAATATGTTTGATGATTTTAAGTAAAAGTTATAATGATTAACAAAAAAATACAACTGTATTATTTTCGTAAAAAATGTGGGTAGTAATATTTGTTACAACTTAATATTTACATCTTCTAGAAAAAAAGCATTAATAAAATTAATGGATATTTTATTTAACAACGATTATAGTGATTTATTGTTTTATAAAAAGTGCTAACAAAGACGGCGAGGTTCTTCTGTAAGAGTTCGGAATTATTGAAATAGTTGCGGTGATAAAGAAAGTGTGATATAATGTAATAAATAGTTGTAATAGTACAGTTAAAACAAGTAAAATATAAATTACAATTAAAGAAAGGATGATTTATTATGGATGGAGACAAGACCAAGCTTAAAACCAAAAAAAAGAAAGAGGCTACAGTAGTTAAAAAAGCAATAAGCCTAGAAACATTTGTCTTTTTAGCAGTATTCTTTTTAATCTTCGGTTTAATGGCGCGTAAGATGGGAACACCGCTAATGTTTAAAACAATGATGGCAACGGCTCACGACTTACTGTTGAATACAGTGTTTTTCATAATGGCTATGGCTGTTATTGCTGGAGCAATTAGCGCACTGTTATCAGAATTTGGAGCAATAGCGCTTATCAACAAAATATTTGCTCCGTTGATGAGACCTCTTTGGGGTATGCCAGGTGCTAGTGTAACCGGAGCAATAGCGACTTATTTATCAGATAACCCAGCTATTATTCCTTTTGCCAAAGATAAACGTTTTGTAGCGTTTTTCAAAAAGTACCAAGTACCCGCACTTTGTAACTTAGGGACAGCGTTTGGTATGGGTCTTATTGTAACGATGTTTATGATGGGGCAAGGAGCTGGCTTCGTAAAAGCAGCAATTATAGGGAATGTTGGAGCAATTATAGGAAGTATAATAAGTGTTCGCTTGATGTTAAGACATACAAGAAAATACTACGGGGATGAAGCGGATGAACCGATGGTAGAATCAAACGAAACAGACGAATTGATGGATAAAGTAAGAATAATCCGTGATGGAAATATGTTTCAACGAGTACTAGATACAATATTAGAAGGTGGAAAAACTGGGGTAGAAATGGGGATGGCAATTATTCCGGGTGTACTTATCGTTTGTACATTCGTTATGATGTTAACGTTTAAAATGCCTGCTGACGGATATACAGGAGCAGCGTATGAAGGTGTTGGATTCCTACCTTGGTTAGGAGAAAAATTAACATTTATTCTTGAACCATTATTTGGTTTCAAATCTGCAGAAGCAATAGCTTTCCCAATTACAGCTTTGGGAGCA comes from the Gemella morbillorum genome and includes:
- a CDS encoding CD0519/CD1768 family membrane protein — translated: MDGDKTKLKTKKKKEATVVKKAISLETFVFLAVFFLIFGLMARKMGTPLMFKTMMATAHDLLLNTVFFIMAMAVIAGAISALLSEFGAIALINKIFAPLMRPLWGMPGASVTGAIATYLSDNPAIIPFAKDKRFVAFFKKYQVPALCNLGTAFGMGLIVTMFMMGQGAGFVKAAIIGNVGAIIGSIISVRLMLRHTRKYYGDEADEPMVESNETDELMDKVRIIRDGNMFQRVLDTILEGGKTGVEMGMAIIPGVLIVCTFVMMLTFKMPADGYTGAAYEGVGFLPWLGEKLTFILEPLFGFKSAEAIAFPITALGAVGGAISLVPEFLKNGLIGPNDIAVFTAMGMCWSGYLSTHIGMMDALGVRKLSSKAIVSHTIGGIVAGIVAHYLFLLLG